From a single Miscanthus floridulus cultivar M001 chromosome 8, ASM1932011v1, whole genome shotgun sequence genomic region:
- the LOC136476443 gene encoding putative glycerol-3-phosphate transporter 1 → MSLSQEMTSRKPPGLRLFGGASSLRTYQTLVLVLTFFAYTCFHMTRKITSIVKSALDPQTKVGFSHWGRLHVSKSNALNIGWLPFNTVDGSALLGEVDVAFLAVYSIGMFFAGHIGDRMDLRIFLTIGMIGTAVFTTLFGAGYWLNVHSFYYFLVIQMLSGLFQSIGWPSVVAVVGNWFGKSKRGLIMGIWNAHTSIGNIAGSLLAAFLLKFGWGWSFAIPSLIMALVGLMVYIFLPVNPELMEIDIDSGEFNCEKDTVKEPLLEPGQEVKHKAVGFLEAWRIPGVAPFALCLFFSKLVAYTFLYWLPFYISHTRIGGQYLSDAMAGSLSTIFDVGGVLGGVLAGHISDRLNARAITAASFMYCAIPALFLYRTYGSMSIMWNISLMFITGMFVNGPYALITTAVSADLGTHSSLNGNSRALATVTAIIDGTGSVGAAIGPLLTGYISSKSWSAVFTMLMAAALLAGLLLTKLVCAELKGKTPSDASTDVTDAQGTYSDEV, encoded by the exons ATGTCTCTCTCTCAAGAGATGACGAGTAGGAAACCTCCTGGTCTTCGGTTATTTGGAGGTGCCAGTTCGCTCAGAACGTACCAGACACTAGTCCTGGTCCTTACATTTTTTGCATACACATGCTTTCATATGACTCGGAAGATCACAAGCATCGTCAAGAGCGCTCTTGATCCTCAGACGAAGGTGGGATTCTCCCACTGGGGACGACTGCACGTGAGCAAGAGCAACGCTCTTAACATTGGCTGGTTGCCATTTAACACTGTTGATGGTTCAGCATTACTTGGTGAGGTAGATGTTGCGTTCCTCGCTGTATATTCTATTGGGATGTTCTTTGCTGGACATATTGGGGATCGCATGGATTTAAGGATCTTTCTGACAATTGGCATGATTGGCACTGCTGTATTCACAACTCTCTTTGGTGCTGGATATTGGCTGAATGTCCACAGCTTCTACTATTTCTTGGTTATTCAGATGCTTTCTGGTCTGTTTCAATCAATTGGGTGGCCTTCAGTTGTTGCAGTTGTTGGTAACTGGTTTGGGAAGAGCAAGAGGGGGTTAATCATGGGCATATGGAATGCACACACTTCTATTGGGAACATAGCTGGCTCACTGCTTGCTGCATTCCTCTTGAAGTTTGGGTGGGGTTGGTCATTTGCCATCCCCAGCCTTATCATGGCTCTTGTTGGTTTGATGGTGTATATTTTCTTGCCGGTTAATCCTGAGCTAATGGAGATAGATATTGACAGTGGTGAATTTAACTGTGAGAAGGACACTGTGAAGGAGCCCCTTTTGGAACCAGGCCAAGAAGTGAAACATAAGGCTGTGGGTTTCTTAGAGGCATGGAGGATTCCTGGAGTTGCGCCATTTGCTCTTTGCCTCTTCTTCTCCAAATTGGTTGCATATACCTTCCTGTATTGGCTACCGTTCTACATCAGCCATACAC GTATTGGTGGTCAGTACCTCTCTGATGCTATGGCTGGCAGCTTATCAACAATCTTTGATGTTGGTGGTGTGTTGGGAGGAGTCCTTGCCGGTCACATCTCTGATCGTTTAAATGCACGAGCAATCACAGCTGCTAGCTTCATGTACTGTGCGATACCTGCCCTCTTCCTGTACCGCACATATGGAAGCATGTCGATAATGTGGAATATCTCCCTCATGTTCATCACTGGAATGTTTGTGAATGGGCCTTATGCCCTGATCACAACTGCAGTGTCAGCTGACCTTGGCACCCACAGCTCTTTGAATGGCAACTCCCGAGCACTGGCCACTGTGACAGCAATAATTGATGGGACAGGGTCTGTCGGAGCTGCCATTGGACCCTTGCTAACAGGATACATCTCATCGAAGAGCTGGAGTGCTGTCTTCACAATGTTGATGGCAGCAGCTCTCCTTGCTGGGCTCCTCTTGACAAAGCTTGTATGTGCCGAGCTAAAAGGAAAAACACCTTCCGATGCAAGCACGGACGTTACTGATGCACAAGGTACCTACTCAGATGAAGTGTAA